A region of Geothermobacter ehrlichii DNA encodes the following proteins:
- a CDS encoding ArnT family glycosyltransferase, with protein sequence MPKTISNRFLLLLLCGYAVLLLLPAGSMPLMESTEARYAEIAREMVVSGNWLEPYYNGIKHFHKPPLAYWAVAAGFKLFGMNDFGARFFGVLAAVVAVWFLYRLARLFLKEQKTALIATLCFGTSLMFLTVSRLASTEIYLTCFTLAAQYYLFRQLYGRRHWCNALGYGLFLGLGFFTKGPIILLFTLLPALLAKLWDRDHRRLFSWRETALATAVFVLVALPWYLLVVTRNPGLLYYFLKVQTVDRVMTDRFHRYRPPWYFFYIFPATFFPYSLFFIRGLGNWRQLAPRLRTALVYIGAPLLVFSLAKGKHATYVLPFYGMAAVLTAAVTEQFPMSRLRALAVLALVPVVPALAGAGWFYPPLTGVKPELLAAALITGSLLTMAWRQRTANGYWGWLAGFLLFFSTIGIWGVGIAGPQMRGYEQMAMTLNRLDPQRNLDVLVYQGFLPSLSFYRNKLVVTAFGPQRETQFQSEASYRPWYLADDRDLRRFLADRDELFVVVSKGNIEPFTRRHPFSCEPVYAQRKHSAFLCRKRATTATTRR encoded by the coding sequence ATGCCCAAAACGATCAGTAACCGTTTCCTGTTACTGTTGTTATGCGGCTATGCCGTCCTGTTGCTGCTCCCGGCCGGCTCCATGCCACTGATGGAGAGTACCGAGGCGCGCTATGCCGAAATTGCCCGCGAGATGGTCGTCAGTGGCAACTGGCTCGAGCCGTACTACAACGGCATCAAGCATTTTCACAAGCCTCCCCTGGCCTATTGGGCCGTCGCCGCTGGCTTCAAGCTGTTCGGCATGAATGATTTCGGCGCCCGTTTTTTCGGCGTGCTGGCTGCGGTTGTCGCTGTCTGGTTTCTTTACCGTCTTGCCCGACTGTTCCTCAAAGAGCAGAAAACGGCCCTTATCGCCACCCTGTGCTTCGGCACCTCACTGATGTTTCTGACCGTTTCCAGGCTGGCTTCCACCGAAATCTACCTGACCTGCTTCACCCTCGCCGCCCAGTATTACCTGTTTCGGCAACTGTACGGCCGACGGCACTGGTGCAACGCCCTGGGCTACGGTCTGTTTCTGGGTCTCGGTTTTTTCACCAAGGGACCGATCATCCTGCTGTTCACCCTGCTCCCGGCGCTGCTGGCCAAGCTCTGGGACCGGGATCACCGGCGGCTGTTCAGCTGGCGGGAGACGGCCCTGGCGACCGCCGTCTTCGTCCTGGTCGCTCTGCCCTGGTATCTGCTGGTGGTAACCAGGAATCCAGGATTGCTCTATTACTTCCTCAAGGTCCAGACCGTCGACCGCGTCATGACCGATCGCTTTCACCGCTATCGGCCGCCCTGGTATTTCTTCTACATTTTCCCGGCCACCTTCTTCCCCTACAGCCTGTTCTTCATTCGCGGACTCGGCAACTGGCGGCAACTGGCGCCACGGCTCAGAACCGCCCTGGTCTATATCGGCGCGCCCCTGCTGGTCTTCTCCCTGGCCAAGGGCAAACACGCCACCTATGTACTGCCCTTTTACGGCATGGCAGCGGTGCTGACCGCGGCGGTCACCGAACAGTTCCCCATGTCGCGGCTGCGTGCACTGGCGGTTCTCGCCCTGGTGCCCGTCGTCCCGGCCCTCGCCGGCGCCGGCTGGTTCTACCCGCCCCTGACCGGGGTAAAGCCCGAGTTGCTGGCCGCCGCGCTGATCACCGGAAGTCTGCTCACCATGGCTTGGCGACAACGTACAGCAAATGGTTACTGGGGCTGGCTGGCCGGATTCCTGCTGTTCTTTTCCACAATCGGCATCTGGGGGGTCGGCATCGCCGGACCGCAGATGCGCGGCTATGAACAGATGGCCATGACGCTCAACCGGCTTGACCCGCAACGCAACCTTGACGTGCTGGTCTACCAGGGGTTTCTGCCCTCGCTCTCCTTTTATCGCAACAAGCTGGTCGTCACTGCATTCGGCCCGCAACGTGAAACACAGTTCCAGTCCGAGGCGAGCTATCGCCCCTGGTATCTTGCCGACGACAGGGATCTGCGGCGTTTTCTGGCCGATCGGGACGAATTGTTCGTCGTTGTCAGCAAGGGGAATATTGAGCCCTTTACCCGCCGCCATCCCTTCAGCTGCGAACCGGTCTACGCCCAGCGAAAGCACAGCGCCTTTCTCTGCCGAAAGCGGGCAACGACGGCAACAACCCGACGCTGA
- a CDS encoding lipid-A-disaccharide synthase N-terminal domain-containing protein — translation MSKSEGAILVLGFTGQALFFMRFLVQWLYSEKHKRSLIPTAFWYFSLGGSSLLLVYAIIRRDLVFIVGQSTGFSIYLRNLYLIARERREKQKNAQNDQ, via the coding sequence ATGTCTAAAAGCGAAGGCGCGATTCTGGTTCTCGGATTCACCGGACAAGCGCTCTTTTTCATGCGTTTTCTGGTGCAGTGGCTCTATTCGGAAAAACACAAGCGCAGCCTGATTCCAACCGCGTTCTGGTATTTCAGTCTTGGCGGAAGCAGCCTGCTGCTGGTCTACGCCATTATCCGCCGCGACCTGGTCTTTATCGTCGGCCAGTCGACCGGTTTCAGCATCTATTTGCGCAACCTGTATCTGATCGCCAGAGAACGCAGGGAAAAACAGAAAAATGCCCAAAACGATCAGTAA
- a CDS encoding glycosyltransferase family 2 protein translates to MNKISFVIPVYNEEENLPQLWEQIARVTAHLNVDFQLLFIDDGSTDGSLDLIRDLAARHPQIGYLHLARNSGQSAALYAGFQAADGDIIVTMDADLQNDPADLPEMLRYYGEYDMVIGWRHQRQDSLSKKIASRIGNGFRNWLTNENIHDTGCSLKVMRADMLKRIKMFHGLHRFLPTLMRLEGARIKEIKVNHRPRLYGTSKYTNLRRGIEGFYDVIAVRWMQKRHLKIEIGERHV, encoded by the coding sequence ATGAACAAAATTTCCTTTGTCATTCCCGTCTACAACGAGGAAGAAAATCTACCGCAACTCTGGGAACAGATTGCCCGCGTGACCGCTCACCTCAACGTCGACTTCCAGCTGCTGTTTATCGATGACGGCAGCACCGACGGCAGCCTCGATCTCATCCGCGACCTGGCGGCGCGCCATCCGCAAATCGGCTACCTTCACCTGGCCCGCAACAGTGGACAATCGGCAGCGCTCTATGCCGGCTTTCAGGCCGCCGATGGAGACATCATCGTCACCATGGACGCCGACCTGCAGAACGACCCCGCCGACCTGCCGGAGATGCTGCGCTACTATGGCGAATACGACATGGTGATCGGCTGGCGCCACCAGCGACAGGACTCACTGTCGAAAAAAATCGCCAGTCGCATCGGCAACGGTTTTCGCAACTGGCTGACCAACGAAAACATCCACGATACCGGCTGCTCTCTCAAGGTGATGCGCGCCGATATGCTCAAACGGATCAAGATGTTTCATGGCCTGCACCGCTTCTTGCCCACCCTGATGCGCCTGGAAGGCGCCCGAATCAAGGAGATCAAGGTCAATCACCGCCCCCGGCTGTACGGAACTTCGAAATACACCAACCTGCGGCGCGGCATCGAAGGCTTTTACGACGTCATAGCTGTTCGCTGGATGCAAAAACGCCATCTGAAAATCGAGATCGGGGAACGGCATGTCTAA
- a CDS encoding LTA synthase family protein has protein sequence MSALLRLVLWKVFGPTGEVGWVALPAILLVGFFNDLVVLVFLNLPASIYLGVMPDRLARSRRHQRLFAFIVYLSLFGLIYLAQVEFFFFDEFNARFNLVAVDYLIYPREVLINIWESYPILRFLLIDGILAMLLTCKLWPQIRSAFSKPCSRRRRMVVIACHLTLLLPALWFSTDSLDFSTNRVTKELTHNGISSLFKAFHTNQLNYDVYYRTLPKEQAFVLTRTQLKGDGKFVDDKLDNLNRRHPGRGDGLGLLNVVVVVEESLSGSFTGLFGNPDRLTPNIDRLARKSLFFTRAYASGTRTVRGLEAISCSFPPIPSEAIVKRPGSENIANWGKVMKQHGYQVSFLYGGYGTFDNMNHFFSSNGFAISDRTDIPNPSFANIWGVADGDLFNHALDYFDQQAKKNKPFFSIIMSTSNHRPYTFPNGIPGIPAKGGGRGAGVRYADYALGHFLQKAKNHSWFDNTLFVIVADHCARLRGRADVPIANYHIPLLFYAPKHLEAGQVDAPIGQIDIAPTVLGLLGLDYTAPFYGIDVLHQQGDLLQQHPLLLNHNHDVAMLVDDRMVVLGLHKTAALYQYDWVTNTQRKLADDPQLFDLAAAIYQSAYELFTFRHYR, from the coding sequence TTGTCGGCACTGTTGCGGTTGGTCTTGTGGAAAGTTTTCGGCCCAACGGGTGAGGTCGGCTGGGTCGCGCTGCCCGCTATCCTGCTGGTTGGATTTTTCAACGATTTGGTTGTCCTGGTCTTTCTCAACCTGCCGGCCAGTATCTACCTGGGGGTTATGCCTGACCGTCTGGCCCGCAGTCGCCGGCACCAGCGACTGTTTGCCTTCATCGTCTACCTCAGCCTGTTCGGGCTCATCTACCTTGCCCAGGTCGAATTTTTCTTTTTCGACGAATTCAATGCCCGTTTCAACCTTGTCGCCGTCGATTACCTGATCTATCCCCGCGAGGTGCTGATCAACATCTGGGAATCCTACCCGATTCTCCGGTTCCTGTTGATCGACGGTATCCTGGCAATGTTGCTGACCTGCAAACTCTGGCCCCAAATACGTTCGGCCTTCAGCAAGCCCTGCTCCCGGCGTCGTCGGATGGTGGTCATCGCCTGCCACCTGACACTGCTGTTGCCGGCCCTTTGGTTCTCGACCGACAGTTTGGATTTTTCCACCAACCGGGTTACCAAGGAGCTGACACACAACGGCATCAGCAGCCTGTTCAAGGCCTTTCACACCAACCAGCTCAACTATGACGTCTACTATCGCACCCTGCCCAAAGAACAGGCTTTTGTACTGACCCGCACCCAACTCAAGGGGGATGGCAAATTCGTCGACGACAAACTCGACAACCTCAATCGCAGGCATCCGGGTCGCGGCGACGGCCTCGGCCTGCTGAACGTCGTGGTGGTGGTCGAGGAATCCCTCAGCGGTTCATTCACTGGACTGTTCGGCAATCCGGACAGGCTGACCCCCAATATCGACCGGCTGGCCCGGAAGAGCCTGTTCTTTACTCGCGCCTACGCATCCGGCACCCGCACCGTCCGTGGCCTGGAGGCGATCAGCTGTTCCTTTCCTCCGATCCCCAGCGAGGCTATCGTCAAACGTCCTGGCAGCGAAAATATCGCCAACTGGGGCAAGGTCATGAAACAGCACGGCTACCAGGTGAGTTTCCTCTACGGTGGTTATGGCACCTTCGACAACATGAACCACTTCTTCAGCAGCAACGGCTTCGCCATCAGCGACCGGACCGATATCCCCAACCCCTCCTTCGCCAATATCTGGGGGGTTGCCGACGGCGATCTGTTCAACCACGCCCTTGACTACTTCGACCAACAGGCCAAAAAGAACAAACCTTTCTTTTCCATCATCATGTCAACCTCCAATCATCGCCCTTACACCTTTCCCAATGGCATCCCGGGTATCCCTGCCAAAGGCGGAGGGCGCGGTGCCGGGGTACGCTATGCTGATTACGCCCTCGGCCACTTTCTGCAGAAAGCCAAGAACCATTCATGGTTCGACAACACCCTGTTCGTAATTGTCGCCGACCACTGTGCCCGTCTCAGGGGCCGCGCCGATGTGCCGATCGCAAACTACCACATACCTCTCCTCTTTTACGCCCCAAAACACCTGGAAGCTGGGCAGGTGGATGCCCCCATCGGCCAGATCGACATCGCCCCCACGGTCCTCGGCTTGCTCGGGCTTGATTACACAGCCCCCTTCTATGGCATTGATGTCCTCCATCAGCAAGGCGACCTCCTCCAACAGCATCCGCTGCTGCTCAACCACAACCACGACGTCGCCATGTTAGTCGATGACCGGATGGTTGTACTCGGCCTGCACAAGACGGCAGCGCTCTATCAGTACGACTGGGTCACGAACACCCAACGAAAGCTTGCAGACGATCCACAACTGTTCGACCTCGCCGCCGCCATCTATCAGAGCGCTTATGAGCTGTTTACATTCAGGCATTATCGTTGA
- a CDS encoding sigma-54-dependent transcriptional regulator: MNHILIVEDEKNYRLVLGELLRDAGYRVSLAENPFAALELLSREGVALILSDLKMPQMDGLEFYRNVVDHYGNLPFILMTAYATVETALKALKAGVHDYLLKPFNNDEVLLVIRQALEHFRIQIENQALRRQLEKSYGRELVGESPSVRQLQEQIARIAPAPSPVLICGESGVGKELVARTIHRFSHRNNGPWVVVNCATFPENLLESELFGHERGAFTGATERKKGLVEMADGGSLFLDEIGELPLVMQPKLLRFLQEKSFRRVGGTIELQADVRLITASNRDLRAMVAAGTFREDLYYRLNVVELVVPPLRERIADIPLLAQYFLQNLAADLNHNVTGISPTAMELLKNYHWPGNIRELRNTIERALLFCNGSQLEPDDLPAELFADADGCTVKTDRSMPAITAGESLRDFLEKAEKAAIHNALIEARGIQAQAARRLGISRSNLQYKLKKYHLGDT, encoded by the coding sequence ATGAACCACATCCTGATCGTTGAGGATGAAAAAAACTACCGCCTGGTTCTGGGCGAACTGTTGCGGGATGCCGGTTATCGGGTGAGCCTGGCTGAGAACCCCTTTGCAGCCCTCGAACTGCTTTCGCGGGAAGGTGTTGCACTGATTCTCTCCGACCTGAAGATGCCGCAGATGGATGGCCTGGAATTTTACCGCAACGTGGTTGACCACTACGGGAATCTGCCGTTTATCCTGATGACCGCCTATGCCACGGTGGAAACGGCTCTCAAGGCCCTCAAGGCCGGTGTCCACGATTACCTTTTGAAGCCGTTCAACAACGACGAAGTGCTGCTGGTCATCCGCCAGGCCCTGGAACATTTCCGTATCCAGATCGAAAATCAGGCACTGAGACGCCAACTGGAAAAGTCATACGGCCGGGAACTGGTCGGCGAAAGTCCCAGCGTCCGTCAGCTGCAAGAACAGATCGCCCGCATCGCGCCAGCCCCAAGTCCGGTTCTGATCTGTGGCGAGAGCGGCGTCGGCAAGGAACTTGTCGCCCGTACTATCCACCGTTTCAGCCATCGAAACAATGGCCCCTGGGTTGTCGTCAACTGTGCAACATTTCCCGAGAATTTGTTGGAAAGTGAACTTTTTGGACATGAGCGCGGGGCTTTCACAGGAGCAACCGAGCGCAAAAAGGGGCTGGTGGAAATGGCCGACGGAGGTAGCCTGTTTCTTGATGAGATCGGTGAACTGCCATTGGTCATGCAACCCAAATTGCTCCGCTTTCTGCAGGAAAAATCTTTTCGCCGGGTCGGCGGAACAATTGAATTGCAGGCCGATGTGCGTCTCATTACCGCCAGCAACCGCGACCTGCGCGCAATGGTTGCCGCAGGAACCTTTCGCGAAGACCTCTACTATCGATTGAATGTCGTTGAACTGGTCGTGCCACCCTTGCGTGAACGGATCGCGGACATCCCGCTGCTGGCCCAGTATTTTTTACAGAACCTGGCAGCGGATCTGAATCACAACGTAACGGGGATTTCACCCACGGCCATGGAACTGTTAAAAAATTACCACTGGCCTGGGAACATCCGTGAGTTGCGCAACACTATCGAGCGCGCTCTGCTGTTCTGTAACGGATCCCAGTTGGAACCGGACGATCTGCCGGCCGAATTGTTTGCCGATGCGGATGGTTGCACTGTAAAAACAGACCGGTCGATGCCTGCAATCACGGCTGGCGAATCGCTGCGGGACTTCCTTGAAAAAGCCGAGAAAGCCGCTATCCACAATGCCCTGATCGAGGCCCGCGGCATCCAGGCACAGGCGGCCAGAAGGCTTGGCATCAGCCGCAGCAACCTGCAGTACAAACTGAAAAAATATCATCTGGGCGACACGTAA
- a CDS encoding ATP-binding protein, with translation MTAFNHTKTIVWGQIGMLGLLLLLLLCFSSGLDPFWVSLSFVLLVAYHLASTILLGSRPYRSPLQAWIHLGCYLLLCSFLLWATTRPDEESLFWFVSLLPIVMAASRLSLAGTTLVATVAGLAYFLLLPEGFIIASDFWVEFPEFVLICVTYLFVGLLVQTLSSEARNQLQRQQDLNRELSIQKNELSRTLAQLSTAEQQLRRRDRLAALGEMAAGIAHEIRNPLGIITSTAQLLQNRKQIGHNTEELLNIIREESTRLNKLINDFLAFGRDTHPNLQPCDLKELVARTADGFQQVTEQAGVTLRLNTPNTVTARADGDMLRQVLLNLLLNAVQACSPGQEITISLDQTPAKALLQVADTGHGIDPKLHDKIFNPFFTTRDKGTGLGLANAHKLIEAQGGELHFSSTPNRGSVFTISLPLEEHDDEPHPDR, from the coding sequence ATGACCGCGTTCAATCATACCAAAACCATCGTCTGGGGCCAGATCGGCATGCTTGGCCTCCTTTTATTGCTGCTGCTCTGTTTTTCTTCGGGGTTGGACCCTTTCTGGGTCAGCCTCTCCTTCGTCCTGCTGGTGGCCTATCATCTTGCCTCGACTATTTTACTCGGCAGTCGTCCTTACCGATCACCGCTGCAGGCCTGGATACATTTAGGCTGTTACCTTCTTCTATGCTCTTTCCTGCTCTGGGCAACAACCCGCCCCGACGAAGAAAGCCTCTTCTGGTTCGTCTCTTTGCTGCCTATTGTCATGGCCGCCAGTCGGCTCAGTCTTGCCGGAACGACTCTGGTGGCAACTGTAGCCGGCTTGGCCTACTTTCTTCTGCTGCCTGAAGGTTTTATCATTGCCAGCGACTTCTGGGTTGAATTTCCGGAATTCGTCCTGATCTGCGTTACCTACCTTTTTGTCGGGCTATTGGTGCAAACCCTCTCCAGCGAAGCTCGCAACCAACTGCAGCGGCAACAGGATCTCAATCGTGAACTATCGATACAGAAAAACGAATTGTCCCGAACCCTGGCTCAACTTTCCACCGCCGAGCAACAGCTCAGACGCCGCGATCGACTGGCTGCGCTGGGCGAAATGGCTGCCGGGATAGCTCACGAAATCCGCAATCCACTCGGTATCATAACCAGCACAGCTCAACTGTTACAGAACCGAAAACAAATCGGCCATAACACCGAAGAATTGCTAAATATTATTCGAGAAGAATCGACTCGGCTGAACAAGTTGATCAACGATTTTCTTGCCTTCGGTCGCGATACGCACCCCAACCTGCAACCCTGTGATCTCAAAGAATTGGTCGCCAGAACAGCAGACGGTTTTCAGCAGGTCACCGAACAGGCCGGGGTAACATTGCGGCTCAACACACCCAACACCGTCACGGCCAGAGCCGACGGCGACATGCTGCGACAAGTGTTGTTGAATCTGCTTCTGAACGCAGTTCAAGCCTGCAGCCCCGGACAGGAAATTACTATCAGCCTGGATCAGACTCCGGCCAAAGCTCTCCTTCAAGTCGCCGACACAGGCCACGGGATAGATCCGAAATTGCACGATAAAATTTTCAATCCGTTCTTCACCACACGTGACAAGGGAACTGGATTGGGCCTGGCCAACGCCCACAAGTTAATTGAAGCCCAAGGAGGGGAACTCCATTTTTCCAGCACCCCTAATCGTGGGAGCGTTTTCACCATCAGCCTGCCGCTAGAGGAGCACGACGATGAACCACATCCTGATCGTTGA
- a CDS encoding putative NPN-dependent ornithine cyclodeaminase, with amino-acid sequence MSELIPRYRHPDFSRPELVSAPVVRTEPAPADGVVPRNFHGTSNHPEYVHLGGGRWVLAPESRMDSVLIFDGGRLEVVEPRRVKKGQQVVVGRTENGEEGIYVHTDGFVSAEQEATDKFVFRSRGTRETPFSRSYDELYQVLRHDRDHGYIVWVLGPAVAFDQDSRAAMQGLIEAGYCHALLAGNALATHDLEGAYFRTGLGQNIYSQELQPLGHYNHLDILNEVRRAGSIAAAIEQLKIEDGIIYACEKKRVPYVLAGSIRDDGPLPEVIADVYQAQDAMRVHARRATTVMALATQLHSIAFGNMVPSYRIEEDGSVRPVFFYIVDMTEFSADKLANRGSAQAQAILTNVQDFMVNLWNNLKEG; translated from the coding sequence ATGTCCGAGCTGATTCCGCGTTACAGGCATCCCGATTTCAGTCGGCCCGAGCTCGTTTCGGCGCCGGTGGTGCGTACCGAACCGGCGCCGGCCGACGGTGTGGTGCCGCGCAACTTTCACGGCACCTCCAACCACCCCGAATACGTCCACCTCGGCGGTGGCCGCTGGGTTCTCGCTCCCGAAAGCCGCATGGATTCGGTGCTGATATTCGACGGCGGGCGGCTGGAAGTGGTGGAGCCGCGCCGGGTGAAAAAGGGGCAGCAGGTAGTGGTCGGCCGGACCGAAAACGGGGAGGAGGGCATCTATGTCCACACCGACGGTTTCGTCTCGGCGGAACAGGAGGCGACCGACAAGTTCGTCTTCCGCTCCCGCGGCACCCGCGAGACCCCCTTTTCCCGCAGCTACGACGAGCTCTACCAGGTGCTGCGGCACGACCGGGACCATGGCTACATCGTTTGGGTGCTCGGCCCGGCCGTCGCCTTCGACCAGGACAGCCGCGCCGCCATGCAGGGGCTGATCGAGGCCGGCTACTGCCACGCCCTGCTGGCCGGCAACGCCCTGGCCACCCACGACCTCGAGGGGGCCTATTTCCGTACCGGCCTGGGGCAGAACATCTATTCCCAGGAGCTGCAGCCCCTCGGCCACTACAACCATCTCGACATTCTCAACGAGGTGCGGCGGGCCGGTTCCATCGCCGCCGCCATCGAGCAGCTGAAGATCGAGGATGGCATCATCTATGCCTGCGAGAAAAAGCGGGTGCCCTATGTGCTGGCCGGCTCCATCCGGGACGACGGACCGCTGCCGGAGGTGATCGCCGACGTCTATCAGGCGCAGGACGCCATGCGGGTGCACGCCCGGCGGGCAACCACCGTCATGGCTCTGGCTACCCAGCTGCATTCCATCGCCTTCGGCAACATGGTGCCGAGCTATCGGATCGAGGAGGACGGCAGCGTGCGGCCGGTCTTCTTCTACATCGTCGACATGACCGAGTTTTCCGCCGACAAGCTGGCCAACCGCGGTTCGGCCCAGGCGCAGGCGATTCTGACCAACGTTCAGGATTTCATGGTCAATCTCTGGAACAACCTGAAGGAGGGATGA
- the rocF gene encoding arginase: MAGRRVQIIGVPMDLGQSQRGVDLGPGALRYAGLATELRRLGHEVVDAGNLPVPVRDSLDPADPGRYRKAIRQVCDMLYRTCLQARKDGRMPVVLGGDHSLAMGSVAGSSDAGRVGLLWIDAHGDFNTPASSLSGNVHGMPLAALLGEGDPELVGIGGSRKRLRAEDVVLLGVRDLDPAERERLRASGICALTMRDIDERGMGQVMCEALDRLAGYDRLHVSLDVDAIDPREAPGVGTPVPGGLSYREAQLVMEMIADTGRLAALDIVEINPILDDRNRTARLAVSLTASLFGKRIL, from the coding sequence ATGGCCGGTCGCCGGGTGCAGATCATCGGCGTGCCCATGGACCTGGGTCAGAGCCAGCGCGGCGTCGATCTGGGCCCGGGCGCCCTGCGGTACGCCGGTCTGGCCACCGAGCTGCGCCGTCTCGGCCACGAGGTGGTCGACGCCGGCAACCTGCCGGTGCCGGTGCGCGACAGCCTTGATCCCGCCGATCCCGGACGCTACCGGAAGGCGATTCGCCAGGTCTGCGACATGCTCTACCGCACCTGCCTGCAGGCCCGGAAGGATGGCCGGATGCCGGTGGTGCTCGGCGGCGACCATTCCCTCGCCATGGGGTCGGTGGCCGGTTCGAGCGACGCCGGTCGGGTCGGGCTGCTCTGGATCGACGCCCACGGCGATTTCAACACGCCGGCTTCGTCACTGTCCGGCAACGTGCATGGCATGCCCCTGGCGGCGCTGCTCGGCGAGGGGGATCCGGAGCTGGTCGGCATCGGCGGTTCGCGGAAGAGGCTGCGCGCCGAGGATGTGGTGTTGCTCGGTGTCCGCGACCTCGATCCGGCGGAAAGGGAGCGCCTCCGCGCCAGCGGCATCTGTGCCCTGACCATGCGCGATATCGACGAGCGGGGCATGGGACAGGTCATGTGCGAGGCGCTGGACCGGCTGGCCGGCTATGACCGGCTGCATGTCAGTCTCGATGTCGACGCCATCGATCCCCGCGAGGCGCCGGGGGTCGGCACGCCGGTGCCCGGCGGCCTCAGTTACCGCGAGGCGCAGCTGGTGATGGAGATGATCGCCGATACCGGCCGCCTGGCCGCCCTCGACATTGTCGAGATCAATCCCATTCTCGATGACCGCAACCGTACCGCCCGGCTGGCGGTCTCCCTGACCGCCTCGCTGTTCGGCAAGCGGATTCTCTGA